The genomic interval TGGAAAGCTCCAAAGTGCTGCAGTTGAATATCCAGCCTCACTCAGGGTCATGGatcttcactctgttttctgaacAGGGCCCAAAGGAACAAAGGCACCCACACCATCACAGCCCCTCCCTGGTGACAGGGGAGCTGCCAGTCCAACCTGAAACAGTATGACAAAGGCAGAAGACCCCATCCTGTGGGGCTGCTTTGTCTTCCACATCCCAAACAGTCCAAAGGAGCCTTGGTTGCCCCTAAATCAGGTCACAGAACAGCAGGAGACATTCCTTTGGCAAAAAAGGACACACTCTTATCCTGTATCTTGTATTGGTAAGTGAGGCTCCGATCCCGCTGGGCTGTGGGCTTCAATGGTCTCCGCCAAAGGATCCTTAGCTGCAGAGAGGGAGAAGAATGAAAGAGGGGCAGCCACAAGTACTACAAGTATCCATTTGTTTCACTGTGAACCTTGCTCAGCCACTTTGTGCCCTCTTATTGAGATTTCTATGGGATCTTTGTCAGACGAGCCATACAGTAATGGGACCAATGACTTTTGGAAGGGAGTAgtggtaccaaagattgaacccaggggtgtttaactaataagccacatccccagccctttgtttaaagtttttaaatttttttttattttgagatagggtcttgctaagttgcttgggcctcactaagttgctaagactggcttcaaacttgtgatccttctgccttagcctcctgagccactgggattaaagatgtGTGCCATCGCACCTAGTAggaccaacattttttttttattatttattctttttagatatatatgacagtagagtatattttgacatatcatacatacatggtaTACATCTTCCCATCTTTGTGGttatatatgatgtggagttacactactCGTGTTTTCATGTAAGAACAcagaaaaggggttggggatgtggctcagtggtagagcacttgcctaccatgtgaggcactaagttcagttctcagcaccgcatataaataaataaatagccaggcgcggtggcacacacctataatcccagcagctcgggaggctgagacaggaggatcttgagttcaaagccagcctcagcaatgttgaggtgctaaacaactcagtgagaccctgcctctacctaaaatacaaaatagggctggggatatggctcagtggttgtttgtccctgagttcaatccccagcaccaataaataaataaacagtaaagGTCCACTgacttttttatatacataaaagacctgtgctttaaaaaaaacaaagaacataggaaagttatgtccaattcattctattgtctttcctattcccattcccctctctgggatcaacttttaaaataaacttattgcCAACTAACTAAAATTAAAGGTTTCCCCCTCCAATACAATAGTAATATTTGCTTGTTACAGAAAAtgtgaaagcaaaagaaaaaagatggaaaaaaaaatcccccagaGAAAAActatacaagttttttttttttgtttttttttttttgttttttttttttttagtttttcggtggacacaacatcttttatttttatatgtggtgctgaggatggaacccagcgccccacgcatgccaggcgaacatttaccacttgagccacatccccagtccctccatttggtttttttcctattcatggTTTTGTACTTGTTGGTTATAATAACTTTGAAAATCAACACACTAGAATTTGTACAATCAACACAGAAGCTCAGAAAGACTGGACATTTattctttgcatgtttttttttttgggggggggggttgttttgtgGTACCAGGATTGACCAAATATATGCTAtgccagtgctttaccactgagctacatccccagtcctaggcATTTATTCTGATAATTTCACTGACTTGAAAGGGACCACAGGTACCCCATAGAACCCTCTCATGCTGTGTCACAGGTACCAACACAGCATTTCTGGGCTTGCTCCTTTGCTGAAATCTACCAGATTTTGCTCTGAATGACTCTGGGCCAAGGAGAATGGCTGCTGGATCAAGAGTGGTCAACAGGAAGATAACTGGAAGCTGTGGTGGAGGCCCACAGATGATTCCAACAGAGAAGTTGAGAAAGGTGCAGAACCACAGCAGCCCATTTGAAGGGGCAAAGGCTGGCTTCTCTCCTAGCTTCTGCTCAAGTACTGCACTCTGGCAGAGGCAGCAGTGGGGATGGGAGCAATGCCAGTCCATGGCTAAGGGCTCCCTAAGTCTTCATTTTCAGAGGAACAGTTTTAGCCTGAATATGTGGAGCAATTTTGCTATTACTTGATATCACAGCCCCTACAATTCACTCTAGACAGCTGTCTCCTTTTTAGCAGAGCTCCACTTTGTTCACAAAGGAGACCACTGTGGGAAATGTGCCCTGCCTCATGAGGCTGAGCACCATCTAGCACAGGTCACTGACTTGCACTGACACAGCTTCTGAGGTTTTCCTTCCAGCTGAAGGAATGTCTCAGGCCTAGGTATTCCTCCCTCAGACCTGACACTCTCACCTGTACAGTCTGGATTCACAAGCACAGGGCCAAACAGCCTACTGCCCAGCAAACCCCTAACCCCAACGCCTACATACCTGTCCATGTACATCCTTGCAGAAACCAGTGGCCAGGCCCTCAGCTCTCAGGATTAGGTGGCTCTGATGACTGAGGCCATTCAGCAGGATGTCATTCTCCTCATCTTCAGCATCTCCACTATCATGTACCAGGGCCACCACATTTCCCTGCATCAGACACAGAAAATTATTGCTTACTGAAAGGGACATGAAGGTCAAGGAACACCATGCTCTCAGTGTCTCCACCCCTGTGTATCCTCTCACAGATCATCCTCTCTGTACACTTCTGTAGCTACAGTCAGCCCCTTAGCAGGAAGGACTCCTGCTGGGCTGGAGAACCCTAATTCTAATAATCCATTGGACACAGTCACCAGCAGGCCCAGCCTATACTTCCAGCTCCATTCATCTAAAATCAAGCTCACCATATAGTCGTCAAAATTAATTCAGTGTCCTCAATTCCTGAACATTATAACAAGTGCCACCATTCTTCCAGGCTCCAATTCATCCAGTCAACAAGTTTCCAGAGTACTTACTGTGTACCAGACACCACAATAGAGATAAGAGATGTAGGCTCTGCAGGATGACAAGTCTAAGAGAGAGGGAATAATGGCTGCTGGAGAACACAAAGGAGACACATCCTGTCTAGGTCAGAGGAGGGGCCAAGTGATGAGCACATCTGACCTGAGTTTTAAATGGCAAGTAGGAGTTAGCCAAGCAGAAATGATGTGGAAGAATGGATGTGGTGGTATGCACCTGCGGTGGGATTCCAGcaattctgaaggctgaggcagaaggattacaagttcgagAACAACCTGGGCAATGTAGGGAAACTTTgcctcaaaacagaaaataaaaagggttggggttatagctcagtggtagagcatttactcAGCATGCtccaggccttgggtttgattgaGCCCCCTTCAttacttcagaaaagaaaaaggaaaaaaaagtgaaagctgAGGGTTGGGCACACAGCTCAGTAGGTTTGGCATGCACCTGGGTAGCAtgcacctgggttccatccccagtactaccaaaaggaaaaaagagaaaagtgatgGCTTAGATAATAAATTCTTTCAAAAGAATTCTGTCCagttatattgttttttttgAATAACAAACATACTGACACTGtgttatttaatgaaaaaaggaaaacccaAAGAGTGTGGGTGGCAGATTACCAGTAATGTGAAGGAAAATACAGGGAGacaaatcacatataaaaatgttcacaattgggctggggttgtggctcagtggtatagtgcttgcctagtacacttgaggcactgggtttgatcctcagcaccacataaagatactgtgtccccttataactgaaaaataaatattaaaaaaaaaatgttcacaattaCATAGACTCTCCAGGAAAATAGACATTGGAGGGAGAAAGACAATTACTTTTCACTAAAGtactcttttttgggggaggtacagggaattgaacccggggcacttggccactgaaccgCATCCCCAGTCTTAGTTTGtcctttatttagagacagggtctcacttagtcacttagcacctcgccattgctgaggctggctttgaactctgtgatcctcctgtcttagcccccggagccgctaggattacaggcatgtgccacgacACCCAGCTAAAAGTACTCTTTgtacagtttctttctttcttttcttcttctttttttttttttttaaaagagagagtgagtgagagagagagagagagagagagagagagagagagagagaatttttaatatttattttttagttctcagcagacacaacatctttgttggtatgtggtgctgaggatcgaacccaggctgcaagcatgccaggcgagcacgctactgcttgagccacatccccagcccattttttttttttttttaaatatggaacgCTTTacgaatttgcgtgtcatccttgtgcaggggccatgctaatcttctctgtatcgttccaattttagtatatgtgctgccgaagcgagcaccatttttttttttttaactaaacctGTTTCACTTTTTGATCTAAAAGAAGTAATTTTTACAAAAAGAGAGTAATAATAGAACACAGAGCAAGCTGAGCTGCAGAAGGTGACTTTTACTACCTCCTTCACTCTCCCCTCCACCTTCACAATAGTACCTTAGTTCCTGTGACTGAGGCAGGACAGCCTCAGGAGCTCCCAAAACACAGCTCCCAGGCAGGCTTCTGTACACAGGTGGTGTTCCACATGCTCTGCTAGATATCCTCACCGGCACTAACTCACTCAGCTCCTCTCTCACTACTTCATACTCTCAGCCAGATGGGGCCACACTAACATCCACAGGTTCCTAGAGCTCCATAGCTCTTCTTTAAGGGTGGCGGCCATATTAGAGAGTATGCTGGTGTGTACAAGCTTCACCTCACTCAACTCTAGCAGTCAGGTATCCGAGAGGTAGGTGGTTGGTTTACAATCACTGTTAAATATCTCTATTAAGGCAAAATCTCTAGTTTTGCCTCGTCAATAAAGATATCTTATATCCTATACTTTAATACACTTTAAATTTGTTATTGTACGGAGAAtttaatccagggcctcatgcttgctaggcaagcactctaccaatgagctaatttaccagccctttttatttttattttttatacctttattttgttagttttttatgtggtgctggggatcaaacccagtgcctcacatgtgctaggcaagcactctaccactgagctattaaattaaattaaattacccAGGCTGCCCTCATACTCATGAACCTCTAGCCTCAGTCTCCCAgataactggaattacaggcatgtgcctggctgcactttataatttttaaagcagtttaGTGTgaaaccctgggctcaatctccagtaccccacccacaaaaaagaacatataaagcAATTTATACTCTTTATCTGAGCAGAtgttcaaaatatatgaagaaataataacaTCCCAGAACTGTGCCACATGTGACCAGTCAATGACACAGTGCTGtcattccttttacttttttttaaatatttattttttagttttagggggacacaatatctttattttatttttatgtgctgctgaggattgaacccagtgcctcatgcatgctaggtaagcgctctacctctgagcccaaccccagccccctgatcattccttttattttgaaggatttattttttagcaATGGCAATAGGGGAAAACAGGGTGGGTAAACCATGAATTCCAGGCCTGCCGGAGGAAAGGGAAATCAAACcctaagcaaataaaaagatCACTGCAAGCAAATGAGTCTAGACCTGTCTGGACTCTTTAGAGGTCACAGGTGGCAGCACGGAGAATAGTTCCATTAGTACCTTTAGCTCCTGGCACACAGTGGCTCTGCAGTAGTGGATGAAATCCAGCACAGCCACTGCCCCCAAGCCTAGGCTCAGCAACACACTGAGGTCATCCACCAGCAGCACTGGACACCTCCAGGTAGCCTCCTCATTACCCACGGGTTTCAAGGCCTCCCGTACAAACTGATACAATGGTTCCAAGTTCCCAGCACTGGCCTCCCTAGAGAAACAAGACAAAAGTCACCAGAgctcatttttttctacaaatatttatatggGACCAAGTGGCACTAGGAAAGTGCCAGAAGAGACCAAGAACTATATCACAGTTCTTGGCAatctggaaaagaaaaggcaTGCTCATGTGAAAGTTTTACTCCAATTCAAATACTTCCTGCAG from Urocitellus parryii isolate mUroPar1 chromosome 3, mUroPar1.hap1, whole genome shotgun sequence carries:
- the Elp6 gene encoding elongator complex protein 6 isoform X1, whose protein sequence is MFPELNNLLNTTLPGVEQGKLTLLCDAKTDGSFLVHHFLSFYLKANCKVCFVALVQSFSHYNIVGQKLGISLTMARERGQLVFLEGLKSSVDVFFQAQEEPHPLQFLREASAGNLEPLYQFVREALKPVGNEEATWRCPVLLVDDLSVLLSLGLGAVAVLDFIHYCRATVCQELKGNVVALVHDSGDAEDEENDILLNGLSHQSHLILRAEGLATGFCKDVHGQLRILWRRPLKPTAQRDRSLTYQYKIQDKSVSFFAKGMSPAVL
- the Elp6 gene encoding elongator complex protein 6 isoform X2, translating into MARERGQLVFLEGLKSSVDVFFQAQEEPHPLQFLREASAGNLEPLYQFVREALKPVGNEEATWRCPVLLVDDLSVLLSLGLGAVAVLDFIHYCRATVCQELKGNVVALVHDSGDAEDEENDILLNGLSHQSHLILRAEGLATGFCKDVHGQLRILWRRPLKPTAQRDRSLTYQYKIQDKSVSFFAKGMSPAVL